Proteins encoded in a region of the Benincasa hispida cultivar B227 chromosome 2, ASM972705v1, whole genome shotgun sequence genome:
- the LOC120071161 gene encoding leucine-rich repeat receptor-like serine/threonine/tyrosine-protein kinase SOBIR1, whose amino-acid sequence MASPSSKLLPFFAFLSLLLHVHARLNLDPSDLTAFSIIKNDLGIDGQLSPSPCHNTGVFCERRLSDNGTYVLRITRLIFNSKGLTGSLSPAIGRLTELKELTISNNHLVDRVPSEIVDCRKLEILDLQNNKLSGKVPSGLSSLIRLRVIDLSSNKFTGNLYFLKHFPNLESLSIANNYFTGKIPASIRSFRNLRVFNFSGNRLLETSASIVKGVEFHSATEVPKRYKLAENSSTKGTHRAAATAPTSSAQAQAPAPATSPRRKNKTKKIISWILGFLAGAIAGSLSGFIFSLLFKLVIAAIKGGSKNSGPSIFAPKLIKRDDLAFLEKDDALASLELIGKGGCGEVYKAELPEKSGKMFAIKKITQPPKDAAELADEDSRLMSKKMRQIKSEIRTVGEIRHRNLLPLVAHVPRPDCHYLVYELMKNGSLQDMLNQVSAGVKELNWLTRHNIALGVASGLEYLHMNHTPRIIHRDLKPANVLLDDDMEARIADFGLAKAMPDAQTHMTASNVAGTVGYIAPEYHQTLKFTDKCDIYGFGVLLGVLVIGKLPSDEFFQNTDEMSLVKWMKNVMTSDNPKGAIDPKLLGNGWEEQMLLALKIACFCTMDNPKERPNSKDVRCMLSQIKHDVPETPSQNV is encoded by the coding sequence ATGGCTTCACCTTCCTCCAAACTCCTTCCATTCTTCGCTTTTCTCTCCCTCCTCCTCCATGTCCATGCCCGACTGAACCTTGATCCTTCAGATCTTACAGCCTTTTCCATCATTAAAAATGACTTGGGCATTGACGGTCAACTCTCCCCCTCCCCATGCCACAATACCGGTGTGTTCTGTGAGCGGCGGCTCTCCGACAACGGCACTTATGTTTTAAGGATTACCAGGCTCATTTTCAACTCCAAAGGTCTCACTGGTTCTCTTTCTCCGGCTATCGGCCGGCTCACGGAATTGAAAGAGCTTACGATTTCTAATAATCACCTCGTTGACCGAGTACCTTCCGAAATCGTGGACTGCCGGAAACTGGAAATTCTCGATCTCCAAAACAACAAGCTTTCTGGAAAAGTTCCGTCTGGATTGTCCTCGCTGATTCGCCTTCGAGTCATCGATCTTTCGTCCAATAAATTCACGGGCAATTTGTATTTCTTGAAGCATTTCCCCAACCTGGAAAGTCTCTCCATAGCAAATAATTACTTCACAGGGAAGATCCCAGCTTCAATTCGTTCTTTCCGTAATCTTCGAGTCTTCAACTTCTCTGGAAATCGCCTTCTCGAAACTTCAGCCTCCATCGTAAAGGGTGTTGAGTTCCACTCGGCTACCGAAGTTCCCAAGCGTTATAAGTTAGCTGAGAATTCCAGTACGAAAGGTACGCACAGAGCCGCCGCTACAGCGCCAACTTCGAGTGCTCAAGCTCAAGCTCCAGCTCCCGCGACATCCCCGCGCcggaaaaataaaacaaagaagatAATTTCTTGGATACTTGGGTTTCTTGCTGGAGCAATTGCTGGAAGTTTATCGGGGTTTATCTTTTCTCTACTGTTTAAACTCGTCATAGCAGCTATTAAAGGTGGAAGCAAGAATTCAGGTCCGTCTATCTTTGCTCCTAAGTTGATAAAAAGAGATGATTTGGCTTTTCTAGAGAAAGACGATGCGCTTGCATCTTTGGAGCTGATTGGAAAAGGTGGATGTGGAGAAGTTTACAAGGCTGAATTACCTGAAAAAAGCGGGAAAATGTTTGCGATTAAGAAGATAACTCAACCCCCCAAGGACGCGGCTGAGTTAGCTGATGAAGATAGCAGACTTATGAGCAAGAAAATGCGTCAAATTAAGTCGGAGATCAGAACTGTAGGTGAAATCCGGCATCGgaatcttcttcctcttgtgGCTCATGTCCCTCGTCCTGATTGCCACTACCTTGTGTatgaattgatgaagaatggcAGCTTGCAAGATATGTTGAATCAGGTTTCAGCAGGTGTGAAAGAACTAAATTGGCTTACTCGACATAACATTGCTCTTGGAGTGGCATCTGGGCTGGAGTATCTACACATGAACCATACCCCACGTATTATTCACAGAGATCTGAAGCCTGCAAATGTTTTGCTCGATGATGACATGGAAGCTCGAATTGCTGATTTCGGGCTGGCAAAAGCAATGCCTGATGCCCAAACTCACATGACAGCTTCAAATGTTGCAGGTACTGTAGGATACATCGCACCGGAGTATCATCAGACATTGAAGTTCACTGATAAATGCGACATATACGGCTTCGGGGTTCTGCTAGGTGTCTTGGTGATAGGGAAACTTCCATCTGATGAGTTTTTCCAGAACACGGATGAGATGAGTTTGGTTAAGTGGATGAAAAATGTTATGACTTCGGATAATCCTAAGGGAGCCATTGATCCAAAGCTCCTGGGAAATGGCTGGGAGGAGCAAATGCTTTTGGCCCTCAAAATTGCCTGCTTTTGCACTATGGATAATCCAAAAGAGAGGCCTAACAGTAAGGATGTCCGATGCATGCTGTCACAAATCAAGCACGATGTACCTGAAACTCCCTCTCAAAATGTCTAA
- the LOC120071162 gene encoding protein MHF2 homolog isoform X2: MEENAFHPDLIHAIFKLEWSRRSLEREKNENPDAMDCEVDAGTSKKSRPMSEAVQRAATIAEAEGINRIEATHLERILPQLLLDF, translated from the exons ATGGAAGAGAACGCATTTCATCCT GATCTGATTCACGCCATCTTCAAGCTCGAGTGGAGCAGAAGATCACTTG AGCGCGAGAAAAATGAGAATCCGGATGCTATGGATTGTGAG gTTGACGCTGGAACATCCAAGAAGAGCAGGCCGATGTCAG AGGCTGTGCAGCGCGCTGCAACAATTGCTGAAGCAGAAGGTATTAACAGAATTGAAGCCACTCATTTGGAGAGAATTCTTCCGCAGTTACTACTGGATTTTTGA
- the LOC120071162 gene encoding protein MHF2 homolog isoform X1: MEENAFHPDLIHAIFKLEWSRRSLEREKNENPDAMDCEVDAGTSKKSRPMSANANALKLSSKLVQIFVSEAVQRAATIAEAEGINRIEATHLERILPQLLLDF, from the exons ATGGAAGAGAACGCATTTCATCCT GATCTGATTCACGCCATCTTCAAGCTCGAGTGGAGCAGAAGATCACTTG AGCGCGAGAAAAATGAGAATCCGGATGCTATGGATTGTGAG gTTGACGCTGGAACATCCAAGAAGAGCAGGCCGATGTCAG CCAATGCAAATGCTCTTAAATTGAGCTCTAAACTTGTACAAATTTTTGTCTCAG AGGCTGTGCAGCGCGCTGCAACAATTGCTGAAGCAGAAGGTATTAACAGAATTGAAGCCACTCATTTGGAGAGAATTCTTCCGCAGTTACTACTGGATTTTTGA